From the genome of Pedobacter sp. MC2016-14, one region includes:
- a CDS encoding PaaI family thioesterase has protein sequence MVVSEKTLKWALRLYPPLLFQRIWVKKFHKDFRGVDVKIFKSTFNKNYNGSIFGGTIYSATDPFYALLFDQVLQRQGFKVRVWLKSASIQYLKPGRGHLYFTIYITDQMKAEAIEALTHTGKFIKAYPMEITNAAGELCATVMNEVYVRNLHHGEAPRVAY, from the coding sequence ATGGTTGTATCAGAAAAAACCCTCAAATGGGCCTTGCGTTTATATCCCCCCTTATTATTTCAAAGAATATGGGTAAAAAAGTTCCATAAAGATTTTAGGGGTGTTGATGTTAAAATTTTCAAAAGTACATTTAACAAAAATTATAACGGCTCTATATTTGGAGGCACTATTTATAGTGCTACAGATCCCTTTTATGCATTATTATTTGATCAGGTGCTGCAGCGTCAGGGCTTTAAAGTACGCGTATGGCTTAAAAGCGCTTCCATACAATACCTAAAACCTGGCAGGGGCCATCTTTACTTTACCATCTACATTACTGATCAAATGAAGGCCGAAGCCATTGAGGCTTTAACCCATACGGGCAAGTTTATAAAAGCTTATCCAATGGAAATCACCAACGCAGCCGGAGAGTTGTGCGCAACCGTTATGAATGAGGTATATGTTAGAAATCTTCACCATGGAGAAGCGCCACGTGTTGCTTACTAA
- a CDS encoding helix-turn-helix domain-containing protein — translation MNIRKLILQGEGTTLDFKRTITNHEKIARSLVAFANNKGGQLLVGVADDGSILGVKSEDEERYMITKSAHQYCRPAIEPLFEEIYIDDKLVLVVKILESDTKPHYAVDEHKDWWVYFRVNDKSVRLENV, via the coding sequence ATGAACATCAGGAAATTAATCCTCCAGGGCGAAGGCACTACACTTGATTTTAAAAGAACCATTACCAATCACGAAAAAATAGCCCGGAGCCTTGTTGCCTTTGCCAATAATAAAGGTGGCCAATTGCTGGTTGGTGTAGCAGACGATGGAAGTATCCTGGGCGTTAAATCAGAAGATGAAGAGCGTTATATGATTACCAAATCGGCACATCAATACTGCAGGCCCGCTATAGAACCTTTATTTGAAGAGATTTATATTGATGATAAACTTGTGCTCGTGGTAAAAATCCTGGAGAGCGATACCAAACCTCATTATGCCGTAGATGAACACAAAGACTGGTGGGTCTATTTTCGCGTAAACGATAAAAGTGTACGTTTGGAGAACGTATGA
- a CDS encoding MATE family efflux transporter, whose amino-acid sequence MLTTFFAKYKPYYADNLKLAIPIVVSQLGHTLVHMADSVIVGHFAGTVQLAAVSLVNSLFMLVLVIGLGISYGLTPLIAQQNGSKNYDECGKLLSTSLIINILTGVFLYLFVHFGTLSIIDHIGQSPDVVFYAKPYLNLLSLSIIPVMIFQTFKQFSEGLGFTKQAMYVSIWGNVINIVLGIIFVKGMFGLSPMGVKGVGLSTLIDRVVMALAMFVYVLRSKHFKVYLQNFKITFIDKVRSIQIVKIGAPVALQYAFEISAFSGAAVLAGTIGTAQQAAHQIAINLASTTYMLGSGIASAATIKTGNNLGKSNFTDLRRSAIASYHVILAFMSITALIFILLNSILPFIYTEDQVVIQIATQLLIIAGFFQLFDGTQVVGLGVLRGIGDVNVPTLITFLSYWIIGIPLGYLFGFYFNLGVNGIWYGLTIGLLSASILLFFRFQSRTKALIRI is encoded by the coding sequence ATGTTGACTACCTTCTTTGCCAAATACAAGCCTTATTATGCAGACAATTTAAAGCTTGCCATCCCTATCGTGGTGTCCCAGTTGGGCCATACCCTTGTTCACATGGCCGATAGTGTAATTGTTGGGCATTTTGCAGGCACCGTACAATTGGCTGCCGTTTCTCTGGTTAACAGCCTTTTTATGCTGGTACTTGTTATCGGCCTCGGTATCTCTTACGGTTTAACACCCCTAATTGCACAACAAAATGGAAGTAAAAACTACGATGAATGTGGCAAACTGCTTTCCACCAGTTTAATCATCAATATATTAACCGGAGTATTTCTGTACCTGTTTGTCCATTTTGGCACTTTGAGTATAATAGACCACATTGGTCAGTCGCCAGATGTAGTATTCTACGCAAAACCATATCTAAATTTACTTTCCCTTTCTATCATTCCGGTAATGATATTTCAAACCTTCAAACAATTTTCAGAAGGCCTTGGTTTCACAAAACAGGCCATGTACGTATCCATTTGGGGTAATGTTATCAATATTGTTCTGGGAATCATTTTTGTAAAGGGCATGTTTGGCCTTAGTCCAATGGGTGTCAAAGGTGTAGGTTTAAGCACCCTCATAGATCGTGTGGTTATGGCCCTGGCTATGTTTGTATATGTGCTGCGCTCCAAACATTTTAAAGTTTACCTTCAAAACTTTAAAATCACTTTCATTGATAAAGTTAGGAGCATTCAAATCGTTAAAATAGGCGCACCCGTTGCCTTGCAATACGCTTTTGAAATCAGTGCTTTCAGCGGGGCGGCAGTATTGGCGGGTACCATAGGTACAGCACAACAGGCAGCCCACCAAATTGCCATTAACCTGGCCTCTACAACATATATGCTTGGCAGTGGTATTGCCTCCGCGGCCACTATTAAAACAGGTAATAATTTAGGAAAAAGCAACTTTACAGACCTCAGGCGCTCAGCTATAGCCAGCTACCATGTTATCCTGGCATTCATGAGCATCACTGCCTTAATCTTTATCTTATTGAACAGTATACTTCCTTTCATTTATACAGAAGATCAGGTGGTTATTCAAATTGCGACACAATTGCTTATTATAGCCGGTTTCTTTCAGCTTTTTGATGGCACCCAGGTAGTAGGTTTAGGTGTACTAAGGGGTATTGGCGATGTGAATGTACCTACCCTAATCACCTTTTTGTCATACTGGATCATTGGAATCCCGCTTGGGTATTTGTTTGGTTTCTATTTCAACCTGGGTGTAAACGGAATCTGGTATGGTTTAACCATTGGCTTGCTCAGTGCTTCCATCCTGTTGTTTTTTCGTTTTCAATCCAGAACAAAAGCACTGATTCGCATCTAA
- a CDS encoding aldose epimerase family protein, producing the protein MKLNLVKTGHVIDEKEVFAVELTNIHGTYVKIYNYGAIVSNFVVQNAKGEKQDIVLGFDNFDQYIGENYLANYPYLGAVIGRYANRIKDGKFSVSGQEYQLELNDPPNCLHSGYIGFDKKVWDILPTIDPSLTLQYTSPDGEGNFPGNLTVQLTFKLTDDNELVLDYKARTDKATIVNLTHHGYFNLAEEGGNIKDHMHRMPASHYLEQDENYVVTGKLIPVEGSSFDFLASKKIGLNWNPDEGYDQTFVLDKVEGELTMASETSDENSGLKFSVFTTAPVAHFYTAKHLMVHGGKNGKDYSGFDAFCVETQHHPNSVNVPEFTGTVLMPGETYKQTTIYKIETAVIV; encoded by the coding sequence ATGAAATTAAACCTAGTAAAGACTGGTCATGTTATTGATGAAAAAGAAGTATTTGCAGTTGAATTGACCAATATTCATGGAACTTATGTTAAAATATACAATTACGGTGCAATTGTGAGCAATTTTGTGGTGCAGAATGCGAAGGGCGAAAAGCAGGATATTGTACTCGGGTTTGATAATTTTGACCAATATATAGGCGAAAATTACCTCGCAAATTATCCATATTTGGGCGCGGTAATTGGAAGGTACGCCAACAGAATTAAAGATGGGAAATTTAGTGTTTCGGGACAAGAATATCAGTTGGAACTAAATGATCCGCCAAATTGCCTCCACAGTGGTTACATTGGTTTTGATAAAAAAGTATGGGATATATTGCCAACGATAGATCCAAGTTTAACATTGCAGTACACCAGTCCGGATGGAGAAGGGAATTTTCCGGGCAACCTGACGGTACAGCTTACTTTTAAACTGACAGATGACAATGAATTGGTGCTGGATTATAAGGCAAGGACAGATAAAGCTACCATTGTAAACTTAACCCATCATGGCTATTTTAACCTGGCTGAGGAAGGTGGCAATATTAAAGACCATATGCATAGAATGCCAGCAAGCCATTACCTGGAGCAGGATGAAAATTATGTGGTTACCGGCAAGCTGATTCCTGTTGAAGGGAGTTCATTTGATTTTCTGGCGAGTAAAAAAATAGGCTTAAACTGGAACCCGGATGAAGGATACGACCAGACTTTTGTACTGGATAAGGTAGAAGGGGAGCTGACGATGGCTTCGGAAACCAGCGATGAAAATAGTGGTTTGAAATTTTCTGTGTTCACCACTGCACCTGTGGCACATTTTTATACCGCCAAACACCTGATGGTACATGGGGGTAAAAATGGAAAGGACTACAGTGGTTTTGATGCTTTTTGTGTAGAAACGCAGCACCATCCTAACAGCGTGAATGTTCCTGAATTTACCGGAACTGTACTAATGCCTGGCGAAACTTATAAGCAAACCACCATTTATAAGATTGAAACGGCGGTAATAGTCTAA